The Benincasa hispida cultivar B227 chromosome 11, ASM972705v1, whole genome shotgun sequence genome has a segment encoding these proteins:
- the LOC120091987 gene encoding 60S ribosomal protein L6-1-like, with protein sequence MAPKKPRVSRNPDLIRGVGKYSRSKMYHKRGLWAIKAKNGGVFPRHDAKPKPDAPAEKPPKFYPADDVKKPLVNKRKAKPTKLRSSITPGTVLIILTGRFKGKRVVFLKQLPSGLLLVTGPFKVNGVPLRRVNQSYVIATSTKVDVAGVNVEKFDDKYFSKEVQKKKKKGEGEFFEEEKEEKSALPQDKKDDQKAVDSALLKSIEAVSELKTYLAARFSLKAGMKPHELVF encoded by the exons ATGGCTCCGAAGAAACCAAGAGTTAGCCGAAACCCCGATCTCATTCGAGGGGTTGGCAAATACTCGAGGTCCAAGATGTACCACAAGCGAGGTCTCTGGGCAATCAAGGCCAAAAATGGAGGTGTCTTCCCTCGCCACGATGCCAAACCTAAGCCCGACGCCCCAGCTGAGAAGCCGCCGAAATTTTACCCTGCCGACGATGTCAAGAAACCCCTTGTCAACAAGCGCAAGGCTAAGCCCACTAAACTTAG GTCTAGCATTACTCCTGGAACTGTGCTTATCATTCTTACTGGAAGGTTCAAGGGAAAGAGAGTTGTGTTCTTGAAGCAACTTCCATCTGGGTTGCTTCTAGTGACGG GTCCATTCAAGGTCAATGGTGTACCTTTGAGGCGTGTGAATCAGTCATACGTGATTGCGACCTCCACCAAGGTGGATGTTGCAGGAGTTAATGTGGAGAAGTTTGATGACAAATATTTCTCCAAGGAAGttcagaagaagaaaaagaagggagaAGGAGAATTTTTCGAGGAAGAGAAGGAG GAAAAAAGTGCACTTCCACAAGACAAAAAAGATGATCAGAAGGCCGTGGACTCAGCTCTCCTAAAGTCCATTGAGGCCGTCTCAGAGTTGAAGACCTACTTAGCTGCAAGGTTCTCTCTAAAGGCAGGCATGAAGCCGCACGAACTTGTTTTCTAg